In the genome of Aedes aegypti strain LVP_AGWG chromosome 2, AaegL5.0 Primary Assembly, whole genome shotgun sequence, the window CTTTGAAGCATCGTTACCTTTgaataaaaacattgaaaacatgttttgtgatattcctgaagaaattaatattgaaattccttaagaaatcgtTGGAGGAGAAgcttaaaaactttaaaatactCCTAGTCAATACTTGAAGAAGCCTTaatgaatccttgaaggaacccGTGGAAAAAAACTCGAAagatttacaaaactgttcatatttttttctgtagaaTATCTCTgcagaatttctaaaaaaaattatagtgtgtTACTGCAGAAATTTTGGAATTAATCAATGGAGTAATTTAGAAATTTAGAAAACCTTCTAAGCaagcaatattttgaagaattttcagtTGGTTTCtcggctattttttttttagaagtcgGTGAAATAACCAGatgaaattttgatgtttttttttatgaaaacataaCAATTGAAACATCAACTTTAACTTAATGACTTATTCACAATTCACTAATTGTGGTTTAGCTCAGCATACTCGAAAAAATGTGTTCTTGAAGAAACATAATTAAACAATTAACCCATTTAATGCCAACTCGGTTAAAATTTAGAATAGATTAAACGTCTTTTCGATTTAGGATCTGCATGtgttaaaaaacaacaaaataaaatcggTTTTTAAAATTTCAGGTAATTTTAATTCACATCAGGTAATACATTCACTCGGCAAAATCTGGCGCAGCTCAGATTTTACAGGGTTCCCGCAGCCGGTTCCAAGTTCAGAGATTGCTGGGAAACGGCGTGTCCCGGAAGGGGAGCATCATGGACAGCTCCTCGGTTGGCAGCCAGATAGCGAGCTTCCTTCTGGGCAACGACCGCCACGGCTGGTTGGTAAGCGTAAGCGGTTGGATAAACGGCCGTTTGGGCGGCATAGCTGAGGGCTGGAGCATAGGCCGAGTAAGCCAGGGGAGTTCCCAGGTTCTGCTGAACGTAGGTGGCATGTGGAACGGAATAGGCTAGCGGGTTGACGGAGTAAGCGGAGTAAGCCAACGGAGCCCAGGATGCTTCAGTGGCGGCGAAGGCCAGGGCCATCATGACTACAGCTGCGATGCACTGCGAATAATCGATAGGATTTTGATTGGGATTACCTTCTATAGAGATAAGCACCGACTTACCTTCATGATTGTTGGTTTTGCTTTTGTTGAGAAAGACCTTAAGGCGTCTGAAAACTGATGTGGTATGATTCTGATACACGATAGACATTGCTTTTATAGTTACTCAAGTTCGTTCTTCACGAGAATGGCGAAAACTTCATTTACAAAAAGTTCTGGATCAAGAACTCGTTATTACTTTGGTGACCATCCACGCGATACGCGGTTATCAGACCATAAACTGAAGCTTAATTCGTTTACTCTTTCCACAGTACCTAACAGGAGTGAGTGTAAACTGAGAAACCTGTAATTGGGAGAGCTGCAATAAAACAGAGATCAGGATTGTTTGATCCATCTAGCCATTCAGCCGGATAAGTCTACTGACATTTTCGCATGCTGACGTTGGTACAACGATTAAATTGCAAAGATTGGGCGTTGCTTGAATTCAATTTTGGTTGTTCCTTCTGTGTATGATTCTTTGACGCGTGCCATGCGTTGTATTGTGATCTCATTGTCTATCTCTCcgatcggattttttttttaagaacgagTGTGTAAACGCGAACACGGCTAGTGACTATTTTTTATGTATATCCCGGGAGGTTGAATAATAGGATTTGtcttttttttcgcttttcggGAACCTATTATAAATATACAAGATGGCTAGTTCTAGATTCAGTACAGATTCAGACGCTTCCAGCACCACATCCTAGAAGTTATTCGATTATCATAGAAAGCAATCATGAAGGTTGGTTGCTACACTGAACCACAAGGATATATATCATatatcatacaatatttttcaccttTCTAGTGCATCGCAGCTGTAGTCATGATGGTTCTGATGACCGCCGAGGCATCCTGGGCTCCTCTAGCGTACTCCTATCCCCAACCTGCCTTGGTTCAGGACAACTCCTTCGTGCGTTATGTGGCTGCTCCTTGGAATTATGCTGCGGCCCCAGCAGTTTCATACGCCGCCTACAATTACAACTACCATCCAACGGCTTACGTCCAGGCGCCAGTTGCTCCAGTGGCCGTAGTTGCCCAGAAGGAAGCTCGCTATCTAGCCGTTAACCGAGGAGCTGTCCATGACGCTCCCCTTCCAGGACACACGGTTTCGCAGCAGTCTCTGAATCTGGCATCTGCTCCAGAAACGCTGTAAATTTTATTTGTAGAGGAGTTTTAAGAAGAATGTGGTACGGgtgtaaataaattgaatttattaaaatcttgtatttttctatcaGCTGTTAGTTGTTTCAGAAATCATATCTTTATTCAAAACATCGTTTCCATTCAAAAatggattattttttattgaataatacgatgtattttcaaaaacatttaaattaaagaaaaattggttcgtgcaacaagacctgcaGATGTCGGTAGTTTTAAGCGTCAAACACAAAGGAATACGATGCGTGTACATCTGATTGTGTGAATTTGAAATAATCGTTGAACGAGAGGTCgatgaattttttttcacattgaTTTCTCCTGATCTgtgtttaaattatattattttcattgaaacaATCAATAGCTTGATATACAGATTGAAGATTTAAACTAACTGTAATCAGTAGGGTTTGGTTATCGGGGAGTTTGGTTATTTTGAATGTAATGTTTTTTGACAACGTAtttaatttaagaaaaaaaaaagagtttaaaattttaCACTACAAAAGCGCGATACCATGAATGTCttgcttaaatatatttttctaatatttctacAATTAGAGTTATCTTTAAGCGCAaccatttacaataaaaatcaTTGCCACTAATGTTGCATTAGGTCGGAATTTAATCAGCATAGCAAAACTTAACTGTTGGTGGAAGAACGATTGCTCCAAGTTACAGAATTATCAATCCAGAAAACCAAGTCCGAATATAACCAAATATGTGTAAACAGCTCAAAGTTTTCAATACGACCATTCAACTTTGTGTTTAGATTATTTTGGAATCTGATTGGTTTACTACTGTAGTTGGATGCTTATGCGTCCATTCGTCTATTGGGGAAAATcgaagtcacttttttcaacaagATTTAGGATAAACAACTTATTTTCGTTCATtgttctaaaaataaaattttattaatgaTCGACgcctacaaaattttcaaatggaaCAGATATGCATTCACCAGCAACAAAATGCTTCAATAGCTTTATCAAGTTTTTTCCCCAgtaataattaattaattaataatttcttcTCCGGGATTTCGTATGGTTTGACAATTGTAAAATATATCTAAATTCTGAACCAACTGAAAATTTAGATACTTCGTATGTAGCatcaatttttaaatacatgTATTCGATCGTTTGACAAATTTCTCACACAAaaccttcattttttttcggaaaaggCTAGAAGATATAATTATATTTTACATAGTAAATCACAACTTCTTTTATTAAACCTTTTCGGGCTCCAAGACTCTgataaatttaaatataaaaacCACTGATGCTCATAGTGTTAACACGAACAAAACTAAGTTGCTGCTATAGGTATGGTTGTAGGATAgagttgaatttcaaaaata includes:
- the LOC5573913 gene encoding adult cuticle protein 1, with product MKCIAAVVMMALAFAATEASWAPLAYSAYSVNPLAYSVPHATYVQQNLGTPLAYSAYAPALSYAAQTAVYPTAYAYQPAVAVVAQKEARYLAANRGAVHDAPLPGHAVSQQSLNLEPAAGTL
- the LOC5573914 gene encoding adult cuticle protein 1, producing the protein MKCIAAVVMMVLMTAEASWAPLAYSYPQPALVQDNSFVRYVAAPWNYAAAPAVSYAAYNYNYHPTAYVQAPVAPVAVVAQKEARYLAVNRGAVHDAPLPGHTVSQQSLNLASAPETL